In one window of Demequina sp. NBRC 110054 DNA:
- a CDS encoding WXG100 family type VII secretion target, which translates to MAVWGLDVQQVRQLSTQLNAKASDIESILSQLTTALNNTQWTGPDADSFRSDWTGQHTSSLKQVINALQEAGRKAQANAAAQENVSNTNG; encoded by the coding sequence ATGGCAGTGTGGGGTCTCGACGTTCAGCAGGTCCGCCAGCTCAGCACGCAGCTCAACGCGAAGGCGAGCGACATCGAGTCGATCCTGAGCCAGCTCACGACGGCGCTCAACAACACCCAGTGGACCGGCCCCGACGCCGACTCGTTCCGCTCGGACTGGACCGGTCAGCACACCAGCTCGCTCAAGCAGGTCATCAACGCGCTGCAGGAGGCCGGCCGCAAGGCGCAGGCCAACGCCGCCGCCCAGGAGAACGTCTCCAACACCAACGGCTGA
- a CDS encoding FtsK/SpoIIIE domain-containing protein — MRLKVSYHRAGGSVVDVSITADGTATVGDVASALLAADPTSAVTDATGRTLVADSGAGAGEVPAGTLLVESGITSGSRVQVVEPSASYGSKGSGVAVLRVVSGPDEGQQFALPSGTSVVGRARDADIVLSDPLVSKRHARVNVGEAIEVMDLGSANGMLVSGDPVARAAVQPGEPVTIGDTSFVVLVQAGQATSAGAAPSVDIIRSPRVVARFPGEEIPSPQPPKPPEPSRFPYLAILAPILMGLVMYALTRQLIGVVMIALSPLLVVGAWVDGKVTSRRNQKAQAERFEEALDATRGMMNERHDREREVRVQEAPSLQEILDAATTRSPLLWTRRPEHFEFLAPRLGIATLPSRDVVVLPSTQDTEPRYWRSLLDLKAEYATIAQVPLLAELRLDGALGIAGDPGVRAGVARGVVTQVLGLHSPAEVVCAAIIPQPARPDWDWLDWMPHTASSHSPLGGETHLASSPGRASALLSRLEGLVEARGEGKPAALRGGIDPEREPDRTAPVVPSVLVLIEAGAPVDRARATRLAERGADVGVHVIWCARTVAQLPAACRVHLDVSSRDGVVAGRVRRGDVISEVAVESLDAATADAVARSLAAAVDAGVPVSDESDLPRTVSFVDLVGPEIVSESETVAERWRQSDSLAPKEGEPRPKRKVPSSLRAVVGHAGVEPFQLDLKTHGPHALVGGTTGSGKSEFLQSWVLGMAAAHAPDRVTFLFVDYKGGSAFADCVDLPHSVGLVTDLSPHLVRRALTSLRAELRFREHLLHRKGAKDLAELEKMRDPEAPPSLVIVVDEFAALVQEVPEFVDGVVDVAQRGRSLGLHLVLATQRPAGVIKDNLRANTNLRVALRMADTEDSTDVLGDPMSAHFDPGIPGRAAAKTGPGRITTFQAAYAGGHTGTEPPPPRIDIEERAFGPGEAWDVPEAPSSHKDDGPSDISRAVLVIRAAATGLELREPRKPWLPELASAYDLAKLPNPRVDQRLLLGVVDDPAAQAQPTVFYEPDEVGNLAIFGSGGSGKSTALRSIAVSAALTARGGPVQVYGIDFGASGLRMLNDLPHVGAIISGDDDERIVRLLRMLRDMVEERSARYSALSAGTITEYRAAANRPNEPRILLLIDGMSAFRDAYEFSHQSSWFGVFSQLAVDGRQVGVHVIVTGDRGNALPHSLSSTFQQRLVLRCATEDDYIMLGVPKDILDGTSSPGRAILGDNEMQFAVLGGNSSMSVQAQQIGRLAEAMRRQGVAEAPGVPKLPTEVPLEELPESHEGAPVIGLLDSTLGPATKPTTGAFMVAGSPQSGRTSAMLAMGRALKRANPGTHVAVLAPRADAMTRAGGWDDLATSPEGAAALAERLLTHVTSGRLAPGQLAILVSSVGDFGGTEAEMPVNDLVKAAVRAEQFAIGESESSAWSQAYTLSQPFKAAKRGLVLAPGEMDGDMLFSTPLGRVKRADFPPGRGFLIDAGRAQKVQVAWVR; from the coding sequence ATGCGGCTCAAGGTCAGCTATCACCGCGCAGGCGGCAGCGTCGTCGACGTCTCGATCACCGCCGATGGCACCGCCACGGTGGGGGATGTCGCCTCGGCGCTGCTCGCTGCGGACCCCACCTCCGCGGTCACCGACGCGACCGGTCGCACCCTCGTGGCCGATTCGGGAGCGGGCGCCGGTGAGGTTCCCGCGGGCACGCTGCTCGTCGAGTCCGGGATCACCTCGGGCTCGCGTGTGCAGGTCGTCGAGCCGAGCGCCTCCTACGGATCCAAGGGATCGGGCGTCGCCGTACTGAGGGTCGTGTCCGGGCCCGACGAGGGGCAGCAGTTCGCATTGCCCAGCGGCACCTCGGTCGTGGGCCGCGCACGCGACGCCGACATCGTGCTCTCCGATCCGCTCGTGTCGAAGCGGCACGCGCGCGTCAACGTGGGTGAGGCGATCGAGGTCATGGATCTGGGCTCGGCCAACGGGATGCTCGTCAGCGGCGACCCCGTCGCGCGGGCAGCGGTGCAGCCGGGCGAGCCCGTGACGATCGGCGACACCTCGTTCGTCGTGCTCGTGCAGGCAGGGCAGGCCACGTCGGCCGGTGCGGCGCCGAGCGTCGACATCATCCGGTCCCCACGCGTCGTCGCAAGGTTCCCTGGCGAGGAGATCCCCTCGCCACAGCCTCCGAAGCCCCCGGAGCCGTCGCGCTTCCCGTATCTCGCGATCCTCGCCCCGATCCTCATGGGACTCGTGATGTACGCGCTGACGCGCCAGCTGATCGGCGTCGTCATGATCGCGCTCAGCCCGCTGCTCGTCGTCGGCGCATGGGTCGATGGCAAGGTCACGTCGCGTCGCAATCAGAAGGCGCAGGCCGAGCGGTTCGAGGAGGCTCTCGACGCCACGCGCGGCATGATGAATGAGCGCCACGACCGCGAGCGTGAGGTGCGCGTCCAGGAGGCGCCGTCGCTTCAGGAGATCCTCGACGCCGCGACCACCCGCAGCCCTCTCCTGTGGACCAGGCGACCCGAGCACTTCGAGTTCCTGGCACCTCGCCTCGGGATCGCGACGCTTCCCTCCAGGGACGTGGTCGTCCTTCCTTCGACTCAGGACACTGAGCCGCGGTATTGGCGATCGCTGCTGGACCTCAAGGCCGAGTACGCGACGATCGCTCAGGTGCCGCTGCTCGCGGAGCTGCGACTCGACGGTGCGCTTGGCATCGCGGGAGACCCTGGGGTTCGCGCGGGTGTGGCGCGAGGCGTGGTGACGCAGGTCCTCGGACTGCATTCGCCCGCCGAGGTGGTGTGCGCAGCCATCATCCCGCAGCCCGCGCGCCCCGACTGGGATTGGCTCGACTGGATGCCGCACACCGCTTCGTCCCACTCTCCGCTCGGCGGCGAGACGCATCTCGCGTCGTCGCCCGGGCGCGCGAGTGCGCTGCTGTCGAGGCTCGAAGGCCTGGTGGAGGCGCGGGGTGAGGGCAAGCCTGCCGCGCTGCGCGGCGGCATCGATCCGGAGCGTGAGCCCGACCGGACGGCACCGGTGGTGCCCTCTGTGCTCGTGCTGATCGAGGCGGGGGCGCCCGTGGATCGTGCCCGCGCAACGCGGCTCGCCGAGCGCGGGGCCGACGTAGGCGTGCATGTGATCTGGTGCGCGAGGACCGTCGCGCAGCTTCCCGCCGCGTGCCGTGTTCACCTGGATGTGTCCTCGCGCGACGGCGTCGTTGCCGGCAGGGTCCGCCGCGGAGACGTGATCTCCGAGGTGGCGGTGGAGAGCCTCGACGCGGCCACCGCGGACGCGGTAGCGAGGTCGCTCGCTGCGGCTGTCGATGCGGGCGTCCCGGTGTCCGACGAATCGGACCTGCCGCGCACCGTCTCGTTCGTGGACCTGGTGGGGCCGGAGATCGTGTCCGAGTCCGAGACGGTCGCCGAGAGATGGCGCCAGAGCGACTCGCTGGCGCCGAAGGAGGGCGAGCCCCGGCCGAAGCGAAAGGTGCCGAGCTCACTGCGGGCCGTCGTCGGGCACGCTGGCGTCGAGCCGTTCCAGCTCGATTTGAAGACGCATGGACCGCACGCGCTGGTCGGCGGGACTACCGGGTCCGGCAAGTCCGAGTTCCTTCAGTCGTGGGTGCTGGGCATGGCAGCGGCGCACGCGCCCGACCGGGTGACCTTCCTCTTCGTGGACTACAAGGGTGGCTCGGCCTTCGCGGACTGCGTGGACCTTCCGCACTCCGTAGGGCTCGTGACGGACCTGTCGCCGCACCTGGTGCGGCGCGCACTCACCTCGCTGCGCGCCGAACTGCGCTTCCGCGAGCATCTGCTCCACCGGAAGGGAGCGAAGGACCTCGCGGAGCTCGAGAAGATGCGCGACCCCGAGGCGCCTCCGAGCCTTGTCATCGTGGTCGACGAGTTCGCGGCGCTCGTGCAGGAGGTACCGGAGTTCGTCGACGGGGTGGTCGACGTCGCCCAGCGCGGACGCTCGCTCGGCCTGCACCTGGTCCTCGCGACGCAGCGACCAGCCGGCGTCATCAAGGACAACCTGCGTGCGAACACCAATCTGCGCGTGGCGCTGCGCATGGCAGACACCGAGGACTCCACCGACGTCCTGGGCGACCCCATGTCGGCGCACTTCGATCCGGGCATCCCTGGCAGGGCTGCCGCGAAGACCGGGCCGGGCCGCATCACGACGTTCCAGGCGGCCTACGCGGGCGGCCATACGGGTACGGAGCCGCCGCCCCCGCGGATCGATATCGAGGAGCGGGCGTTCGGTCCGGGTGAGGCATGGGACGTCCCCGAGGCCCCGTCCTCGCACAAGGATGATGGACCCTCCGACATCTCCCGTGCCGTACTCGTGATCCGCGCCGCGGCCACTGGGCTTGAGCTCCGCGAGCCGCGCAAGCCCTGGCTCCCCGAGCTCGCGTCGGCCTACGACCTCGCGAAGCTCCCTAACCCGCGCGTCGACCAGCGCCTGCTGCTCGGCGTCGTCGACGATCCCGCTGCCCAGGCACAGCCGACGGTGTTCTACGAGCCCGATGAGGTGGGCAACCTGGCCATCTTCGGCTCTGGCGGCTCCGGCAAGTCGACGGCCCTGCGGTCCATCGCCGTGTCGGCCGCGCTGACCGCGCGTGGTGGGCCGGTGCAGGTCTACGGCATCGACTTCGGCGCATCGGGCCTGAGGATGCTCAACGACCTTCCCCACGTGGGCGCCATCATCTCGGGAGACGATGACGAGCGCATCGTCCGTCTGCTGCGGATGCTCCGCGACATGGTGGAGGAGCGATCCGCGAGGTACTCCGCGTTGTCTGCCGGGACCATCACCGAGTACCGCGCCGCCGCGAACCGGCCGAACGAGCCGCGCATCCTGCTTCTCATCGACGGGATGAGCGCCTTCCGCGACGCATACGAGTTCTCCCACCAGTCCTCGTGGTTCGGAGTGTTCTCGCAGCTCGCCGTTGACGGGCGCCAGGTCGGGGTGCACGTGATCGTGACAGGCGATCGCGGCAACGCCTTGCCGCACTCGCTCTCGTCAACCTTCCAGCAGCGCCTCGTGCTGCGGTGCGCGACCGAGGACGACTACATCATGCTCGGAGTGCCCAAGGACATTCTTGACGGCACCTCGAGCCCGGGTCGGGCCATCCTTGGCGACAACGAGATGCAGTTCGCAGTGCTCGGTGGAAACTCATCGATGTCTGTCCAGGCCCAGCAGATCGGTCGACTTGCGGAGGCGATGCGGCGACAGGGCGTGGCTGAGGCTCCTGGCGTACCGAAGCTGCCCACTGAGGTGCCGCTCGAGGAGCTGCCCGAGTCGCACGAAGGCGCCCCGGTGATCGGGCTTCTCGATTCCACGCTCGGTCCAGCGACGAAGCCGACGACGGGTGCCTTCATGGTGGCGGGCTCGCCGCAGTCGGGTCGGACGTCAGCGATGCTGGCGATGGGCCGGGCCCTCAAGCGCGCCAATCCGGGCACTCATGTGGCGGTGCTCGCCCCGCGTGCGGACGCGATGACACGAGCAGGCGGCTGGGACGACCTCGCGACGAGCCCCGAGGGTGCCGCCGCTCTCGCCGAGCGTCTGTTGACGCATGTCACCTCGGGGCGCCTCGCCCCGGGGCAGCTGGCGATCCTCGTCTCGTCCGTCGGCGACTTCGGCGGAACCGAGGCGGAGATGCCAGTGAATGACCTGGTGAAGGCGGCTGTGCGCGCGGAACAGTTCGCGATCGGCGAGTCCGAGAGCTCTGCCTGGTCTCAGGCGTACACGCTCAGCCAGCCTTTCAAGGCCGCGAAGCGAGGGCTGGTGCTCGCGCCAGGGGAGATGGACGGCGACATGCTCTTCTCCACCCCGCTTGGTCGTGTGAAGCGCGCGGACTTCCCGCCCGGCAGAGGCTTCCTCATCGACGCTGGGCGCGCGCAGAAGGTGCAGGTCGCATGGGTCAGGTGA
- a CDS encoding serine/threonine-protein kinase, translating into MSARRAPSAPPDLPGFEHRRLLGSGGFADVFLYQQHMPKREVAVKVLLKDRMASGAVENFAAEANLMAQLSTHPAIVSIYEAGMSADNRPYLVMENCPKPNLQARYRKEPLGIAETLRIGVQVAGAVETAHRAGILHRDIKPANILVTAYNRPALTDFGIAGEVDAEGESVGMSIPWSPPESFEDPPRSSTRTDVYALAATIYTLLAGHTPFEVPGEPSTAMLLMDRIESTPVPPLRRADAPPALNAVLAKAMAKRPEDRYASVLELAHALQRLQAEMSMSVTPVDVLDDAIEEDIEDDEDDGRTRVRAVQSIDPTSPPTAPTFTSALPADTHTTLAPRRASSWGAIAPPPAEAADEEGATVLRAPQRGGFTAGSVPEAAAVDSTVLRPASGPVEQEQEGEEDSPPRSRRPLIIAAALVVVVGGGIGAALALGGGDAGADASEPDGAGSEAPVQVVDLGSVAGIEDVSGVVDGTTATFTWTSDELGDGDTYQWRVVGSEDGYASTADAEASFDVEAEGSRCIEVRVLGGSGRIGDSAEGCA; encoded by the coding sequence ATGAGCGCCCGCCGCGCGCCTTCGGCGCCACCGGACCTGCCGGGCTTCGAGCATCGTCGCCTCCTCGGATCGGGCGGCTTCGCCGACGTCTTCCTCTATCAGCAGCACATGCCTAAGCGAGAAGTCGCGGTGAAGGTCCTGCTCAAGGACCGGATGGCGAGCGGCGCAGTGGAGAACTTCGCAGCCGAGGCGAACCTCATGGCCCAGCTGTCGACGCATCCAGCGATCGTGTCCATCTACGAAGCGGGGATGTCGGCGGACAACCGCCCCTACCTCGTCATGGAGAACTGCCCCAAGCCGAACCTTCAGGCGCGCTACCGGAAGGAGCCTCTCGGGATCGCCGAGACGCTCCGGATCGGCGTCCAGGTCGCGGGGGCGGTCGAGACGGCGCACCGCGCGGGGATCCTGCACCGCGACATCAAGCCGGCGAACATTCTGGTGACCGCCTACAACCGGCCGGCGCTGACGGACTTCGGCATCGCGGGCGAGGTCGACGCGGAGGGTGAGTCCGTCGGGATGTCCATCCCATGGAGCCCGCCCGAGTCCTTCGAGGATCCGCCCCGCAGCTCGACCCGAACCGACGTGTACGCGCTCGCCGCCACGATCTACACCCTCCTCGCCGGACACACACCGTTCGAGGTTCCCGGCGAGCCGAGCACCGCGATGCTTCTCATGGATCGCATCGAGTCGACTCCCGTTCCTCCGCTGCGGCGGGCCGATGCGCCCCCCGCGCTCAACGCGGTGCTCGCGAAGGCCATGGCGAAGCGGCCGGAGGACCGCTACGCGTCGGTGCTCGAGCTCGCGCATGCGCTCCAGCGGCTTCAGGCCGAGATGTCGATGTCCGTGACGCCCGTCGACGTGCTCGACGACGCGATCGAGGAGGACATCGAGGACGACGAAGACGACGGCCGCACGCGCGTGCGGGCGGTTCAGAGCATCGATCCGACCTCGCCGCCAACCGCCCCCACGTTCACGTCCGCGCTCCCCGCCGATACGCACACCACCTTGGCGCCGCGCCGCGCCTCGAGCTGGGGGGCGATCGCTCCGCCCCCCGCGGAGGCCGCGGACGAGGAGGGCGCGACCGTGCTGCGCGCACCCCAGCGCGGAGGCTTCACCGCGGGCTCGGTGCCCGAGGCGGCGGCGGTCGATTCGACAGTGCTCCGCCCCGCGTCGGGGCCTGTCGAGCAGGAGCAGGAGGGAGAGGAGGACTCCCCGCCCCGGTCGCGGAGGCCGCTGATCATCGCCGCTGCGCTCGTGGTCGTCGTCGGCGGAGGGATCGGTGCGGCCCTGGCGCTGGGTGGCGGCGACGCCGGCGCGGACGCGTCGGAGCCGGACGGCGCGGGCTCGGAGGCTCCGGTGCAGGTCGTCGACCTCGGATCCGTCGCCGGCATCGAGGACGTCTCGGGTGTGGTTGACGGGACGACGGCGACATTCACGTGGACGTCGGACGAGCTCGGCGACGGCGACACCTACCAATGGCGTGTCGTCGGCAGCGAGGATGGGTACGCGAGCACCGCTGACGCCGAGGCGAGCTTCGACGTCGAGGCCGAGGGCAGTCGGTGCATCGAGGTGCGCGTGCTGGGCGGCTCCGGCCGCATCGGTGACTCGGCGGAGGGATGCGCGTGA